The genomic interval TCTTCTATTTTGGCATCCCGAACCAAATCAAATGTGTGTTGAGAAGCacatttttccctctgttttacactgtctgtctgtcttgcctCACCGTCCGATCCTTCCAGATAGTCTGCAtcttcaaaatggctgccaagcTACCCAAAGCACATGCCTGGTGGGTCAAGTACAATGGACAGTGGATATTCATAGCAGTGGCCTCTACTGTCCAGTTCATTCTTTGTGCACTCAGTGCTCCTAGACCCTTCAATGACACAGTGACCTTCAAAGACCAAATAATATTGAACTGTGATGTAGAAAGTCTGATCCTACCTAGCATTGCTATGTTATTTGCTGGCTTTCTTGGTTTTTTGTGCTTTACCTTCTCATACATGGGAACTGACCTCCCCAAAAACTACAATGAGGCCAAATCTATTACATTTAGTGTGCTGCTGTTTTATCTTTCATGGATTTCCTATTTCACTATTTACTTTCTTTACAAAGGCACCTATTTGcccatatttaatgcattttcaatgcTGACCAGTTCATACGGAATTCTCTTGAGTTATTTTGTCCCAAAGTCGTATGTCATTCTTTTCAAGcctgagaaaaacacacaagcacactttcAGTCTTGTATTCAGGATTATACCCAAAAGATCAGCAGGATGTAGAGGGCTCTTTCTGGCTGGCATAATGTAACACACTGCATAACGAACACCGTTATGCTGTTATTCTTTGCATGTAGAATAGCATATTAATAGAATATTGTTGCTGTTTTgtgcttagaaaaaaaaatagtaatacaATTTACTGAAAAACATCAATGCATTACTTTTGCCTGGAGTTTCTTGTTTTGATTATGGATATGAAATAGACTTCTGAACATGTACGCTGATGGTCACGATGAGGACTGAAAGCTGTAGgatattttattacttttaattttgCCAGTTACACCATGCATAGTAATACAGACCATCCTGATGCAAGCCATGAGACAGGCTTACTAGTGCAACTGAGTATTTCAATTCTGTGCCCATTTTTCAGAATGGTCCAATATTCTGCATTATCTGGAATGCAACAGTTGTAGACCTGAGCAAATGTCACAGTTCCTCTGTGACCACCTCTAACCACCAGAGGCCACTAGTTCCCCAGTCCTAGTTCTAACTCTCTGTTTCGCTAGTCTGGTCCTCTGGTCTTTGTTATAAGGGTTCTATTGGGTTATTGATTTGATTAGTATTAgcacctgtgtcttgtctagTTATCTTGTCTCACTGTCTCTTCTGTGTTAGTGACATCATGATTGTATGATTGGTTTCATTAATGGTTGTACTCGTTTATCACTtccagctgtgtttctgtgtatttaaGTTCCCAGTGCAGTGTTTGTTGTAATGTGGTCTTAATGCCCTGAAAGTTGTTGGTTATGTGTGTCTCAGTTTTC from Anguilla rostrata isolate EN2019 chromosome 11, ASM1855537v3, whole genome shotgun sequence carries:
- the LOC135235023 gene encoding taste receptor type 1 member 1-like translates to METLPRADPYSCLPCKKNEWSDPGSTSCTERSVEYVHITEPLSVLLMLSVSFMLFLAAAIAILFAHNYSTPVVRSAGGKMCFLMLGCLSGSGFSVFFYFGIPNQIKCVLRSTFFPLFYTVCLSCLTVRSFQIVCIFKMAAKLPKAHAWWVKYNGQWIFIAVASTVQFILCALSAPRPFNDTVTFKDQIILNCDVESLILPSIAMLFAGFLGFLCFTFSYMGTDLPKNYNEAKSITFSVLLFYLSWISYFTIYFLYKGTYLPIFNAFSMLTSSYGILLSYFVPKSYVILFKPEKNTQAHFQSCIQDYTQKISRM